A region of the Nostoc sp. UHCC 0302 genome:
CGGGCTGAGGGTGGGGGAGGCTGTAGGTAAATCGTGCGGTTTGCGCTGGGATGCGGTGATGTGGGGCGAATGTCAGATTTTCATCACCAGGGAAAAGGGTAGTGATTCTGGGGTGCATCCCCTCAGAGATGATGAATTAGTTTTGCTCAAAGAACTCAGAGAGATGTTGCCAGATAGCAAATATATTTTCGTTTCGGAACGTGGTGAAGTGATGTCCACTGATGCGGTGCGAAAGCTGATTGGGCGGCTGGCTGTACAGGCGGGGCTTGATATCAAAGTTCACTGCCACATGATGCGCCATGCTTGCGGTTATTATCTGGTGAATCAGGGGTACAGCACTAGGGAAATCCAAGACTTCCTCGGACACCGCGATATCAAGCACACGGAGAAATATACCAAGCTGAATGCTCGACGCTTCCTGAATTTTGATTGGGGAGATTTGTAAAAATTACTTGGAGGCAGCACCCTAAGTTAATAATCAAATTCTTAGCTCATTGCTTATCAGAACTGTTCTTATGATCCGGTTTAATTTTGGCATAAATCGCATGAGCCAGTAGATTTTTACTGCCTCGTGTGTTTTTGTAAAATCGTTGATCTGAGGAATAAAAATGTATTTTTTTACAATGACGGATACTCAAAGCCGCTGATGGGATTTTGGTTTTATTAAAGCAGATATTTAGGAGAAACGTTTCTATTTAATAGGGCGACGATGATTAGGAGATATCGTCGACAGTCCCTACAAGCTGCTAACCACTTTTCCACACGGCATGAAGTTCAAGACTTAGGTAAATTCGGATCTTCTTTGATTGCGGATTTGTATTTTTTAAGCCCGTAAAGTCGATAGCTAAAGAGGTGAACAATGGCAATGATATCCTCGACCAATTCTCGCTCAGGACTAAGGTTGTCTTGGTTGAGAACCATGATCCTTACACCGTCTTGCTCAAGGAGCCATTGTATGAGGTCAAACCCAAAACGGGCAAGTCTGTCTTTGTGGGCAACTACAACAGATTTGACATTGCCTTTACGGACTTGCTGGAAAAGGATTCTAAGTCCCGGTCTTTTGAAGTTGAGTCCACTGGCAATGTCTGAGATGACTAATGCTCTGGGGTAAAGTTCAAGAAGGACTGCAATCTGTTTATCAAGG
Encoded here:
- a CDS encoding tyrosine-type recombinase/integrase; translation: MRPPPPTRLPNKHYRSREYLTPSEVRSILDAALERKARYSHRDYTLMLMMFRHGLRVGEAVGKSCGLRWDAVMWGECQIFITREKGSDSGVHPLRDDELVLLKELREMLPDSKYIFVSERGEVMSTDAVRKLIGRLAVQAGLDIKVHCHMMRHACGYYLVNQGYSTREIQDFLGHRDIKHTEKYTKLNARRFLNFDWGDL
- a CDS encoding IS607 family transposase, translating into MPKYSTPKETSEYLGVSLHTLIRWEKQGKIQTIRTPSGQRRYDIASYTGLSNQRTERSIIAYARVSSCGQQADLDKQIAVLLELYPRALVISDIASGLNFKRPGLRILFQQVRKGNVKSVVVAHKDRLARFGFDLIQWLLEQDGVRIMVLNQDNLSPERELVEDIIAIVHLFSYRLYGLKKYKSAIKEDPNLPKS